The Corallococcus caeni genome includes a region encoding these proteins:
- the accC gene encoding acetyl-CoA carboxylase biotin carboxylase subunit, whose protein sequence is MFKKVLVANRGEIALRVIRACRELGIATVAVHSTADAHALHVRFADEAVCIGPPPSKESYLNVPQLLSAAEITRADAIHPGYGFLSENAEFAEVCENCKIRFIGPRPEMLRLMGNKVRARAAAREAGMPLLPGSPGVVKDPREAEAFAKEIGFPVILKAAAGGGGKGMKIVREPGVLAQAFSTAQAEALASFNNGDLYIERYVEKPRHIEIQIVADEHGNIIHLNERECSVQRRHQKLIEESPSPALTPELRQRMGEVSVAAMKKLRYNNVGTIEYLLDERGEFYFMEMNTRIQVEHPVTELVMGVDLVREQIRMAYGHPLRFKQEDVQIRGHAIECRVNAEDPVTFAPWPGKITGYSVPGGYGVRVDSAAYENYTVLPYYDSLLSKLIVHAEDRETAIRRMQRALSEYVVEGIRTNIPFHRAALAEESFQEGNYDTRFVERLLASETGSRRLKKAVEETP, encoded by the coding sequence GTGTTCAAGAAGGTCCTGGTCGCCAACCGCGGGGAGATTGCCCTGCGGGTCATCCGCGCATGCCGTGAACTGGGCATCGCCACCGTGGCGGTGCACTCCACCGCCGACGCCCACGCGCTGCACGTGCGCTTCGCGGACGAGGCCGTCTGCATCGGGCCGCCTCCGTCCAAGGAGAGCTACCTCAACGTGCCGCAGCTGCTCTCCGCGGCGGAGATCACCCGCGCGGACGCCATCCACCCGGGCTACGGCTTCCTGTCGGAGAACGCCGAGTTCGCGGAGGTCTGCGAGAACTGCAAGATCCGCTTCATTGGCCCGCGTCCGGAGATGCTGCGGCTGATGGGCAACAAGGTGCGCGCGCGCGCCGCGGCCCGCGAGGCCGGCATGCCGCTGCTCCCGGGCAGCCCTGGCGTGGTGAAGGATCCGCGCGAGGCGGAGGCGTTCGCGAAGGAGATCGGTTTCCCGGTCATCCTGAAGGCGGCGGCGGGCGGCGGCGGCAAGGGCATGAAGATCGTCCGCGAGCCGGGTGTGCTCGCGCAGGCGTTCTCCACCGCGCAGGCGGAGGCCCTGGCCAGTTTCAACAACGGCGACCTCTACATCGAGCGGTACGTGGAGAAGCCGCGCCACATCGAGATTCAAATCGTCGCGGACGAGCACGGGAACATCATCCACCTCAACGAGCGTGAGTGCTCCGTGCAGCGGCGGCACCAGAAGCTCATCGAGGAGAGCCCGTCCCCCGCGCTGACGCCGGAGCTGCGCCAGCGCATGGGCGAGGTGTCCGTCGCCGCGATGAAGAAGCTGCGCTACAACAACGTGGGCACCATCGAGTACCTGCTCGACGAGCGCGGCGAGTTCTACTTCATGGAGATGAACACGCGCATCCAGGTGGAGCACCCCGTGACGGAGCTGGTCATGGGCGTGGACCTGGTCCGTGAGCAGATCCGCATGGCCTACGGGCACCCCCTGCGCTTCAAGCAGGAGGACGTGCAGATCCGCGGGCACGCCATCGAGTGCCGCGTGAACGCGGAGGACCCCGTCACGTTCGCGCCGTGGCCGGGAAAGATCACCGGCTACAGCGTGCCGGGCGGCTACGGCGTGCGCGTGGACTCCGCCGCGTACGAGAACTACACGGTGCTGCCGTACTACGACAGCCTGCTGTCGAAGCTCATCGTGCACGCGGAGGACCGCGAGACGGCCATCCGCCGCATGCAGCGCGCGCTCTCCGAGTACGTGGTGGAGGGCATCCGCACGAACATCCCGTTCCACCGGGCCGCACTGGCGGAGGAGTCCTTCCAGGAGGGCAACTACGACACCCGCTTCGTGGAGCGCCTGCTGGCGAGCGAGACGGGTTCGCGCCGGCTCAAGAAGGCCGTGGAAGAGACGCCGTAG
- the accB gene encoding acetyl-CoA carboxylase biotin carboxyl carrier protein, producing MATKRKATRPAESSGAASGRDAGTTSLDVDALRQIVEILEASDVTRLVWTRGPEKLYIRRGHAPETTIVHHTAPSGPGVTVSPPVDYAAPAAPRAAPAAAPAAAPAPEKPAEKPGHLVTSPFVGTFYRTPAPDQPPFVDVGTVVRKGQVLCIVEAMKLMNEIESEVSGRVAEVLVENGRPVEFGQALFRIEPA from the coding sequence ATGGCAACGAAGCGCAAGGCAACCCGGCCGGCCGAGTCCTCGGGCGCGGCTTCCGGGCGGGATGCGGGCACCACGTCCCTGGACGTGGACGCCCTCCGGCAGATTGTCGAAATCCTGGAGGCCTCCGACGTCACCCGGCTGGTGTGGACGCGGGGTCCGGAGAAGCTCTACATCCGCCGCGGTCACGCGCCGGAGACGACCATCGTCCACCACACGGCGCCGTCGGGCCCCGGGGTGACGGTGTCGCCGCCGGTGGACTACGCCGCTCCGGCCGCGCCTCGTGCGGCCCCTGCCGCGGCCCCCGCCGCCGCGCCGGCGCCGGAGAAGCCCGCGGAGAAGCCGGGCCACCTGGTGACCAGCCCCTTTGTGGGGACGTTCTACCGGACCCCCGCGCCGGACCAGCCCCCGTTCGTGGACGTGGGCACGGTGGTGCGCAAGGGCCAGGTGCTCTGCATCGTGGAAGCGATGAAGTTGATGAACGAAATCGAGTCCGAGGTCTCCGGCCGCGTCGCCGAGGTCCTCGTGGAGAACGGTCGCCCGGTGGAGTTCGGCCAGGCGCTGTTCCGCATCGAGCCGGCCTGA
- the efp gene encoding elongation factor P has product MAGFVDTSEFRNGLKIEIDGEPFVIEYFQHVKPGKGSAFVRTKIRSLLSGRMLEPTMKSGDKVGVPDIEQKDMEYLYSSGDEYYFMEKKTFEQTFITEKVLGEAKNFLKENTPVEVLYWNGKAISVGLPNSVDLKVVKCDPGVRGDTVSGAMKPATLETGFTVNVPLFINEGDVLKIDTREGGKYLTRVATAG; this is encoded by the coding sequence ATGGCCGGTTTTGTCGACACCTCTGAATTTCGCAATGGTTTGAAGATCGAGATCGACGGCGAACCGTTCGTGATCGAGTACTTCCAGCACGTCAAGCCGGGCAAGGGCTCCGCCTTCGTGCGGACCAAGATTCGCAGCCTGCTCAGCGGTCGCATGCTGGAGCCCACCATGAAGTCCGGTGACAAGGTGGGCGTCCCCGACATCGAGCAGAAGGACATGGAGTACCTCTACTCGTCCGGCGACGAGTACTACTTCATGGAGAAGAAGACCTTCGAGCAGACCTTCATCACGGAGAAGGTGCTGGGCGAGGCGAAGAACTTCCTGAAGGAAAACACCCCGGTGGAGGTCCTCTACTGGAACGGCAAGGCCATCTCCGTCGGTCTGCCGAACTCCGTGGACCTCAAGGTCGTCAAGTGCGACCCCGGCGTGCGCGGCGACACCGTGTCCGGCGCGATGAAGCCCGCGACGCTGGAGACCGGCTTCACCGTCAACGTGCCCCTGTTCATCAACGAGGGTGACGTGCTGAAGATCGACACGCGTGAAGGTGGCAAGTACCTCACCCGCGTGGCGACCGCGGGCTAG
- a CDS encoding roadblock/LC7 domain-containing protein: MSFRTHLEAVVNQVDGALACSVMGFDGISVDTFQKDEATELDVSGTWVEYANLLTQLKNAAESLKTGTVTEVSVNSEKVLTVMRLLTPEYFLVLALRADGNFGKGRYVLRVTAPQVKAEL; this comes from the coding sequence ATGTCTTTTCGCACGCACCTTGAAGCGGTGGTGAACCAGGTGGACGGGGCCCTCGCGTGCAGCGTGATGGGCTTCGACGGCATCTCCGTGGACACGTTCCAGAAGGACGAGGCCACGGAGCTGGACGTCTCCGGTACCTGGGTGGAGTACGCCAACCTGCTCACGCAGCTGAAGAACGCGGCCGAGTCGCTGAAGACGGGCACCGTCACCGAGGTGTCCGTCAACAGCGAGAAGGTCCTCACCGTGATGCGCCTGCTGACGCCGGAGTACTTCCTGGTGCTGGCCCTGCGCGCGGACGGGAATTTCGGCAAGGGGCGCTATGTCCTGCGCGTCACCGCGCCGCAGGTGAAGGCGGAGTTGTAG
- the pilQ gene encoding type IV pilus secretin PilQ, protein MLEQSAVTRGKWIMAAAWAVVLASAKVYGADLNTLRDLQVSRTGAGAQVVVTGTRPPTFTVFRLSGPERLVVDLSSADATGIKGHHDGTGPVSGVVAAQFSDARASVGRVLVALDQASQYDVRAEGNRVVISVDGSPVAPAAATAQAPAEVKPAEPAAPKAAAAQAVAAAPVKAAPAPAAAPAPVEAMVAVVPEEGTSSKSAPSQAPGRENVVATEADEREVAHPAQRITQLSMNGEALRVAADGDIARYEVLELVDPPRLAVDVYGVGLSAKAPKVKGNLLKDVRVGAHEDKVRLVLVAKGDMPAYRVDRAERGLEVVLGSAVARKPKPSQPRDAVAETEPLRPQPVQEAAKPQPAVAQAAPQPAVVEVKDLSFDESPSGGRVQLKLSGATAWKVDRPDPRSAVLTLENARLPKKLERSLDTSALDTPVKMISAFSVPGEGRKVRLVVAADGAIEENVTQGANSLSWRLDVQGVKTEEVAVTQRTAGFTAEAPAYAAEGAPQQARYRGKRVSFEFKDIDIQNLLRVIAEISKRNIVVADDVGGRVTIRLRNVPWDQALDLILRTKQLGQEQVGNIIRIAPLKTLEEEARLRQERKKSLQQQEDLLVSLVPVNYAVAGEMSSRVKDVLSDRGSVTVDTRTNVLIIKDIRSNTEKARALVRSLDTQTPQVLIESRIVEASTTFSRNLGVQWGGQTRLSTATGNPTGLIFPSTVGVTGGAGGAAPGVPTQPNFAVNLPAAVGEGLGGAMGFAFGSAGGAVQLNLRLSAAETEGTVKTISSPKVTTLDNNTARISQGLSIPFSQTSAGGVNTTFVEARLSLEVTPHITQDGSILMSIAAQNNQPDPSNTGANGQPSIQRKEANTQVLVKDGDTTVIGGIYVRRGSTRTNSVPFLSKIPVLGFFFRNTNDTDERQELLIFITPRILNRQTIAQSL, encoded by the coding sequence ATGCTCGAGCAGAGCGCTGTGACGAGGGGCAAGTGGATCATGGCGGCCGCATGGGCGGTCGTCCTGGCAAGCGCCAAGGTGTACGGCGCGGATCTCAATACGCTGCGGGACCTGCAGGTGTCCCGGACGGGAGCCGGTGCCCAGGTCGTGGTGACCGGGACCCGGCCGCCCACCTTCACCGTCTTCCGGCTCAGTGGGCCGGAGCGGCTGGTGGTGGACCTGTCGTCCGCGGACGCCACCGGCATCAAGGGGCACCATGACGGCACCGGTCCGGTGTCCGGCGTGGTGGCCGCCCAGTTCTCCGACGCGCGCGCCAGCGTGGGCCGCGTGCTGGTGGCGCTCGACCAGGCCTCCCAGTACGACGTCCGCGCGGAGGGCAACCGCGTGGTCATCTCCGTGGACGGTTCGCCGGTGGCCCCCGCCGCCGCGACCGCCCAGGCTCCCGCGGAGGTGAAGCCGGCGGAGCCCGCCGCGCCGAAGGCCGCCGCCGCCCAGGCGGTCGCCGCCGCGCCGGTGAAGGCCGCGCCCGCTCCGGCGGCCGCGCCCGCGCCGGTGGAGGCCATGGTGGCGGTGGTGCCGGAGGAGGGGACCTCCTCCAAGTCCGCGCCGTCGCAGGCGCCGGGCCGTGAGAACGTCGTCGCCACGGAGGCGGATGAGCGCGAGGTGGCCCACCCGGCCCAGCGCATCACCCAGCTGTCCATGAACGGCGAGGCGCTGCGCGTCGCCGCCGACGGCGACATCGCCCGCTACGAGGTCCTGGAGCTGGTGGATCCGCCTCGCCTGGCCGTGGACGTGTACGGCGTGGGCCTGAGCGCGAAGGCGCCCAAGGTGAAGGGCAACCTGCTCAAGGACGTGCGCGTGGGCGCCCACGAGGACAAGGTCCGCTTGGTGCTCGTGGCCAAGGGCGACATGCCCGCGTACCGCGTGGACCGCGCCGAGCGCGGCCTGGAGGTGGTGCTGGGAAGCGCGGTGGCGCGCAAGCCCAAGCCGTCCCAGCCCCGCGACGCGGTGGCGGAGACCGAGCCCCTGCGCCCGCAGCCCGTGCAGGAAGCCGCGAAGCCGCAGCCCGCCGTGGCGCAGGCCGCGCCGCAGCCGGCGGTGGTGGAGGTCAAGGACCTGTCCTTCGACGAGAGCCCCTCGGGCGGCCGCGTGCAGCTGAAGCTGTCCGGCGCGACGGCGTGGAAGGTGGACCGCCCGGATCCGCGCAGCGCGGTGCTGACGCTGGAGAACGCGCGCCTGCCCAAGAAGCTGGAGCGCAGCCTGGATACCAGCGCGCTGGACACGCCGGTGAAGATGATCAGCGCCTTCAGCGTCCCCGGTGAGGGCCGCAAGGTGCGCCTGGTGGTCGCCGCGGACGGCGCCATCGAGGAGAACGTCACCCAGGGCGCCAACAGCCTGAGCTGGCGGCTGGACGTGCAGGGCGTGAAGACGGAGGAGGTCGCCGTCACCCAGCGCACCGCCGGCTTCACGGCGGAGGCCCCGGCGTACGCGGCGGAGGGCGCGCCCCAGCAGGCCCGCTACCGCGGCAAGCGCGTGTCCTTCGAGTTCAAGGACATCGACATCCAGAACCTGCTGCGCGTCATCGCGGAGATCTCCAAGCGCAACATCGTGGTGGCCGACGACGTCGGTGGCCGCGTGACCATCCGCCTGCGCAACGTGCCCTGGGACCAGGCGCTGGACCTCATCCTGCGCACCAAGCAGCTGGGCCAGGAGCAGGTGGGCAACATCATCCGCATCGCGCCGCTGAAGACCCTGGAAGAGGAGGCGCGGCTGCGCCAGGAGCGCAAGAAGTCGCTGCAGCAGCAGGAGGACCTGCTGGTCAGCCTGGTGCCTGTGAACTACGCGGTGGCCGGTGAGATGTCGTCGCGCGTGAAGGACGTGCTCAGCGACCGCGGCTCGGTGACGGTGGACACGCGCACCAACGTGCTCATCATCAAGGACATCCGCTCCAACACGGAGAAGGCGCGCGCCCTGGTGCGCAGCCTGGACACGCAGACGCCGCAGGTCCTCATCGAGAGCCGCATCGTGGAGGCGAGCACCACCTTCAGCCGCAACCTGGGCGTGCAGTGGGGCGGCCAGACGCGCCTGTCCACCGCGACGGGCAACCCCACCGGCCTCATCTTCCCCAGCACCGTCGGCGTCACGGGCGGCGCGGGCGGCGCGGCGCCGGGTGTCCCCACCCAGCCCAACTTCGCGGTGAACCTGCCGGCGGCGGTGGGTGAGGGCCTCGGTGGCGCCATGGGCTTCGCCTTCGGCTCCGCGGGCGGCGCCGTGCAGCTCAACCTGCGCCTGTCCGCGGCGGAGACGGAGGGCACCGTGAAGACCATCTCCTCGCCCAAGGTCACCACGCTGGACAACAACACGGCCCGCATCAGCCAGGGTCTGTCCATCCCGTTCAGCCAGACGTCGGCCGGCGGCGTGAACACGACCTTCGTGGAAGCGCGCCTGTCGCTGGAAGTCACGCCGCACATCACCCAGGACGGCAGCATCCTCATGTCCATCGCGGCGCAGAACAACCAGCCGGACCCGTCCAACACCGGCGCCAACGGCCAGCCCTCCATCCAGCGCAAGGAGGCCAACACCCAGGTCCTGGTGAAGGACGGCGACACGACGGTCATCGGCGGCATCTACGTGCGCCGGGGCAGCACCCGGACCAACTCGGTGCCCTTCCTGTCGAAGATCCCCGTGCTCGGCTTCTTTTTCCGGAACACCAACGACACGGACGAGCGGCAGGAGCTGCTCATCTTCATCACGCCCCGCATCCTCAACCGGCAGACCATCGCGCAGAGCCTCTAA
- a CDS encoding pilus assembly protein PilP has translation MKTFKSTMTAAVMALTLSACEDTPPAPPPAPPQAAAPAPAPVEEKTEASAAPAFVYTYSPVGKRDPFRSPLEELGPVARDAPERACNEPLCVFDLDQLKLVAVVTGDSSPLAMVEDPLGRGHIVRRNTRVGRQGGKVTQILRDSVTVTEVFTGAKGELISNPVSLQLKADGVKDPAYNLMTGKNWE, from the coding sequence ATGAAGACGTTCAAGTCCACGATGACCGCTGCGGTGATGGCGCTGACCCTGTCCGCTTGTGAGGACACGCCACCAGCTCCGCCACCTGCTCCCCCCCAGGCCGCCGCCCCCGCGCCGGCCCCGGTGGAAGAGAAGACCGAGGCGTCGGCGGCGCCAGCGTTCGTCTACACCTACAGTCCGGTGGGCAAGCGGGATCCGTTCCGCAGTCCGCTGGAAGAGCTCGGGCCGGTGGCGCGTGACGCACCGGAGCGAGCCTGCAACGAACCCCTGTGCGTGTTCGACCTCGACCAGCTCAAGCTGGTGGCGGTCGTCACGGGGGATTCCAGCCCGCTGGCGATGGTCGAGGACCCCCTGGGTCGCGGCCACATCGTCCGGCGCAACACCCGCGTGGGGCGCCAGGGCGGCAAGGTGACACAGATTCTAAGGGACTCGGTCACCGTCACCGAGGTCTTCACGGGTGCCAAGGGCGAGCTCATCAGCAACCCGGTGAGTCTCCAGCTCAAGGCGGATGGCGTGAAGGACCCCGCATACAACCTGATGACGGGCAAGAACTGGGAGTAG
- a CDS encoding type 4a pilus biogenesis protein PilO, translating to MEKYLDQLAKAPPAAKFGGLAALVVLLTVGNFFSFIQPTEEDIARRQSERRTLDLELAEKSEIAQNLNERRREMDVLEQKLAEALTELPERRDMEELLAQINDIGKKSGLEISRVEPDKEYVEGSEFFARIPIKMTVSGNYHEIAMFLQEMANMRRIVNVNNIKLDNATLKNEKVVLQSSFLATTFRFIETKSN from the coding sequence ATGGAAAAATACCTGGATCAACTCGCGAAGGCCCCTCCCGCGGCGAAGTTCGGCGGGCTCGCGGCCCTCGTCGTCCTGCTGACCGTGGGCAACTTCTTCTCCTTCATCCAGCCCACGGAAGAGGACATCGCCCGCCGCCAGTCCGAGCGCCGGACGCTGGACCTGGAGCTCGCGGAGAAGAGCGAGATCGCCCAGAACCTCAACGAGCGCCGTCGTGAGATGGACGTGCTCGAGCAGAAGCTGGCGGAGGCCCTCACGGAGCTGCCCGAGCGGCGCGACATGGAAGAGCTGCTCGCGCAGATCAACGACATCGGCAAGAAGTCCGGCCTGGAGATCTCCCGCGTGGAGCCCGACAAGGAGTACGTCGAGGGCAGCGAGTTCTTCGCGCGCATCCCCATCAAGATGACGGTGAGCGGCAACTACCACGAGATCGCCATGTTCCTTCAGGAGATGGCGAACATGCGCCGCATCGTCAACGTCAACAACATCAAGCTCGATAACGCGACCCTGAAGAACGAGAAGGTGGTCCTCCAGAGCAGCTTCCTGGCGACGACGTTCCGGTTCATCGAGACGAAGAGCAACTAG
- a CDS encoding PilN domain-containing protein, translating to MMIRINLLPVRAVKKREMGRQVLALYAAVLIAAVVGNYFWYADRDGELQRANQGIAQTRAKIAELEKVIGEVTNINARKAEVEKKLAVLDTLRKGRNGPVRMLDALSSAMPKKVWLKDFVEASNSVTINGSAVSHDEVAELMRGLGGMVWTPKGMGRLVDQGRGASKTARVELFNTETANVEEFSSGDIKPFFGNIELTNAVQTRPSTAGAASYVEFKLTLTANYAI from the coding sequence ATGATGATCCGAATCAACCTGCTGCCCGTCCGGGCGGTGAAGAAGCGGGAGATGGGCCGGCAGGTGCTGGCCCTCTACGCCGCGGTCCTGATCGCCGCGGTGGTGGGCAACTACTTCTGGTACGCGGACCGCGACGGCGAGCTGCAGCGGGCCAACCAGGGCATCGCCCAGACGCGCGCGAAGATCGCGGAGCTGGAGAAGGTCATCGGCGAGGTGACCAACATCAACGCCCGCAAGGCGGAGGTGGAGAAGAAGCTCGCGGTGCTGGACACGCTGCGCAAGGGCCGCAACGGGCCGGTCCGCATGCTGGACGCGCTGTCCTCCGCCATGCCCAAGAAGGTCTGGCTCAAGGACTTCGTGGAGGCCTCCAACAGCGTCACCATCAACGGCTCCGCCGTCAGCCATGACGAGGTCGCCGAGCTGATGCGTGGCCTGGGCGGCATGGTGTGGACGCCCAAGGGCATGGGGCGCCTGGTGGATCAGGGCCGCGGCGCCAGCAAGACGGCGCGCGTGGAGCTCTTCAACACGGAGACCGCCAACGTGGAGGAGTTCTCCTCCGGCGACATCAAGCCCTTCTTCGGGAACATCGAACTGACCAACGCCGTGCAGACCCGGCCCAGCACGGCCGGCGCCGCGTCCTACGTCGAGTTCAAGCTCACCCTCACCGCCAACTACGCCATCTGA
- the pilM gene encoding type IV pilus assembly protein PilM: MAKGKLALGLDIGSTSIKMIMLKEQRKRGEVGYALQSFGMKPLPPEAIVDGALMNSTAIVQAVQELMSELKVKGKDVAIGVSGHSVIIKKIQMPRMSQEELEESIQWEAEQYIPFDVKDVNIDTQILDGGGNDATGQMDVLLVAAKKDMINDYTTVVSEAGLAPVVVDVDAFAVQNMFSTNYELPDKETVVLINAGASVVNINIIANGVTVFTRDVTIGGNQFTEEIQKQLNVSYEEAEALKIGGNRADADAVVPQDVERVLSSVAEQVAGEIQRSLDFYAGTAADSNFTKVYLSGGTAKIPALFKTIEARTGVPVEILNPFRKIEVDNRKFDPAFIMDVAPMAAVAVGLALRRPGDKLG; encoded by the coding sequence ATGGCGAAGGGCAAACTGGCACTCGGGCTGGATATCGGGTCGACGTCGATCAAGATGATCATGCTCAAGGAGCAGCGCAAGCGCGGCGAAGTCGGCTACGCGCTCCAGAGCTTCGGAATGAAGCCACTGCCCCCGGAAGCCATCGTGGACGGCGCGCTGATGAACTCCACGGCCATCGTCCAGGCGGTCCAGGAGCTGATGTCCGAACTGAAGGTCAAGGGCAAGGACGTCGCCATCGGCGTGTCCGGCCACTCGGTCATCATCAAGAAGATCCAGATGCCCCGCATGAGCCAGGAAGAGCTCGAGGAGAGCATCCAGTGGGAGGCGGAGCAGTACATCCCCTTCGACGTGAAGGACGTGAACATCGACACGCAGATCCTCGACGGCGGCGGCAACGACGCCACCGGTCAGATGGACGTGCTGCTGGTGGCCGCGAAGAAGGACATGATCAACGACTACACCACCGTGGTCTCCGAGGCGGGCCTCGCGCCGGTGGTGGTGGACGTGGACGCGTTCGCCGTCCAGAACATGTTCTCCACGAACTACGAGCTGCCGGACAAGGAGACCGTCGTCCTCATCAACGCCGGCGCCTCCGTGGTGAACATCAACATCATCGCCAACGGCGTCACCGTCTTCACCCGTGACGTGACCATCGGCGGCAACCAGTTCACCGAAGAGATCCAGAAGCAGCTCAACGTCTCCTACGAGGAGGCGGAGGCGCTGAAGATCGGCGGCAACCGCGCGGACGCGGACGCCGTCGTTCCCCAGGACGTGGAGCGCGTCCTCTCCAGCGTGGCGGAGCAGGTGGCCGGCGAAATCCAGCGCTCGCTGGACTTCTACGCGGGCACCGCCGCGGACTCGAACTTCACCAAGGTCTACCTCTCCGGCGGCACCGCGAAGATCCCCGCCCTGTTCAAGACCATCGAGGCGCGGACCGGCGTGCCGGTGGAGATCCTCAACCCGTTCCGGAAGATTGAAGTGGACAACCGCAAGTTCGACCCCGCGTTCATCATGGACGTGGCGCCCATGGCCGCGGTGGCAGTGGGACTGGCGCTCCGGCGCCCGGGCGACAAGCTGGGCTGA
- a CDS encoding sigma-54-dependent transcriptional regulator, whose amino-acid sequence MPLFRTVLVADDEPSIRHILTLVLTDKGYDVRAVADGDEALRELSARAYDVLLTDVRMPKRDGLSVLKAALAEQPGLTVVVMSAYGSQEQALEAVQAGAYDYVQKPFKPEEIVLVLRKAEERERLVRENRRLHEAQLPGASGGHILGQSAALQAVLKQLARVAPVDTTVLISGESGTGKELIARELHGQSRRAAMPFVAVNCGAIPHGLLESELFGHAKGAFTDARTARRGLFAEADGGTLFLDEVGELPLGAQVKLLRVLQEGEIRPVGESRVERVDVRVVAATLRDLGKLVEKGDFREDLYYRLNVVNLTLPPLRERREDIPLLARAFLHRFNRELNRDPPVEGFTPEAEALMTAYGWPGNVRELENAMERAVLLAEGTHVAPGSLPEKLWAASAPAPAGTAAPLQAAADLSLKRAIRELEESYIRAALRRTKGNRTRAAEVLDISHRALLYKIKEYGIDPDAEGTRT is encoded by the coding sequence ATGCCCCTCTTCCGCACCGTCCTCGTCGCCGACGACGAGCCGTCCATCCGCCACATCCTCACCCTGGTGCTGACCGACAAGGGCTACGACGTGCGCGCCGTCGCCGACGGAGACGAGGCCCTGCGCGAGCTGTCCGCCCGCGCCTACGACGTCCTGCTGACGGACGTGCGCATGCCGAAGCGCGACGGGCTGTCGGTGCTCAAGGCCGCGCTCGCGGAGCAGCCCGGCCTCACCGTGGTGGTGATGAGCGCGTACGGCTCCCAGGAGCAGGCGCTGGAGGCGGTGCAGGCGGGCGCCTACGACTACGTCCAGAAGCCCTTCAAGCCGGAGGAGATCGTCCTCGTCCTGCGCAAGGCGGAGGAGCGCGAGCGGCTGGTGCGCGAGAACCGCCGGCTGCACGAGGCGCAGCTGCCCGGCGCGTCCGGGGGCCACATCCTGGGGCAGAGCGCCGCGCTCCAGGCGGTGCTCAAGCAGCTCGCGCGCGTCGCGCCCGTGGACACCACGGTGCTCATCTCCGGGGAGAGCGGCACCGGCAAGGAGCTCATCGCGCGCGAGCTGCACGGCCAGAGCCGCCGCGCCGCCATGCCCTTCGTCGCCGTCAACTGCGGCGCCATCCCCCACGGCCTGCTGGAGAGCGAGCTGTTCGGCCACGCGAAGGGCGCCTTCACCGACGCGCGCACCGCCCGCCGGGGCCTGTTCGCGGAGGCCGACGGCGGCACGCTCTTCCTCGACGAGGTGGGCGAGCTGCCCCTGGGCGCGCAGGTGAAGCTCCTGCGCGTGCTGCAGGAGGGTGAAATCAGGCCGGTGGGCGAAAGCCGCGTGGAGCGCGTGGACGTGCGCGTCGTGGCCGCCACGCTGCGCGACCTGGGCAAGCTGGTGGAGAAGGGCGACTTCCGCGAGGACCTCTACTACCGCCTCAACGTCGTGAACCTCACCCTGCCGCCCCTGCGCGAGCGTCGCGAGGACATCCCGCTGCTCGCCCGCGCCTTCCTCCACCGCTTCAACCGCGAGCTCAACCGGGATCCACCGGTGGAGGGCTTCACCCCGGAAGCGGAGGCGCTGATGACGGCCTACGGCTGGCCGGGCAACGTGCGCGAGCTGGAGAACGCCATGGAGCGCGCGGTGCTGCTCGCGGAGGGCACCCACGTCGCGCCTGGCAGCCTGCCGGAGAAGCTGTGGGCGGCTTCCGCACCCGCTCCGGCCGGGACGGCCGCGCCGCTACAGGCCGCAGCCGACCTGTCGCTCAAGCGCGCCATCCGGGAGCTGGAGGAGTCCTACATCCGGGCGGCGCTGCGGCGCACGAAGGGCAACCGCACCCGGGCGGCGGAGGTGCTGGACATCAGCCACCGGGCGCTCCTCTACAAGATCAAGGAGTACGGCATCGATCCGGACGCGGAAGGCACCCGGACCTGA